CACGTCCCTCTGTAGCAGCCCCTCTAGCAGGGAGCGCAGCTCCGGGGAGAAGGAGTCGGGCAGCTCCACGGCCTGTGGGGCGGAGGCGTGGGAAACTGGGTCCCCTCCACGGGCTCAGGcggcccagggaggaggggagagccagggggcggggaggcggcccCCACGGGAGACCCCTGCCCGCCACACCTGGGCCCGTGCACTCACCATCGTCAATGTCATCCGGTCGATCTCATGCTTGTCTTTGGTCTTGTGCTGCCGGAAGGGGCTGTGCCTGTGCGGGAGAGGGGCGAGAGGTAGGGTGAGCGGCCGCCGCGGCCCGCAACCTCGCCCGCCCACCGGCGCGGGGCCACTCACCCCCGAAGCAGCTTGAAGAGCATGCAGCCCAGTGAGAACCAGTCGGCGCTGCTGTCGTAGGCCACGCCCTTCTGCAGGACCTCGGGGGCCATGTACCCGTGGGTGCCCCTGCGGGTGCAAGGCGGCCATGAGCgggcgtggggaggggctggggcggggcgagGGAGGGCGGGGCGCTCACACGCTGGCGTGGGGCTTTTTCTTGGAGAAGTCGCAGGCCAGGCCCAGGTCCGAGATGCGCACGTGCCCGTGCTCGTCCAGCAGGATGTTAGCGGGCTGTGGAGGAGGCTCAGTGAGCGGCAGCTGGGGCCGGCGAGGGGGGCCGGCGGTGTCCAGGGGCACGGCCCCAGCCGTGGGGGGGCCTCACCTTCAGGTCCCGGTAGACCACGAAGCGACTGTGCATGTGTTCCAGGCCCAGGATGATCTCGGCCGCGTAGAAGCGCATGTCGGCCTCGGAGAAGACGCCGTGCTGGGACAGGTGGTAGTGCAGGTCCCCGCCTGCGGGAGGCAGCCCCgctcagctcctgccccagccccgggcccccgCGCCCAGGCCGGCCCGGCGCTCACCGTTCATGAGGTCCAGGATGAAGCTGAGCTTGTCGGGTGTGTGGAAGGCATAGGACATGCAGACGATGAAGGGGCAGTCCTAGGAGGGGAGGAGCAGTCAGGAGAGGCCGCCGGGGCCCGGGCAGAGGCCGCTCCGGTGCTGGTCCCCGGCTCACCCCGGTGCTGACGAGGGACAGCATGATGCGCTCGTTCAGGGCCAGCGTCTCGCCTTGCTTCATCTTGATGCGCTTCTTGTCCAGGCACTTCATGGCGTACCTAGAAGTTGGCCCCGGGCAGGACAGAGGTCAGCCCTCATGGGGAAGACTGGACCCGGATCGGGAGAGACAGGCGGGAGGCACGCGGCGGCATGGAGCCCAGGGCCGGCCGTGTGGGGACCCGAGCCTGGCGCacgggcccctcccccaggagcagTGGCATGCTCACATCTTGCCCGTGTCGGCTTTCCGGCACCCGTAGACCTCGCCGAAGCCCCCGCGCCCGATGATCCGATGCACGCTGAAGTCGTTCATGGTCAGCTGCGGGAGTGGGGACAGCCTGGTCACTGCGGGCTGCCTGGGCCCAGTCCCCGGAGAGAGGCGGCAcccaggcagcagggacaggCCCCACCCCGGGCTCCgctgcacctgcctccccaggGAGGCCTGGCGCCCACCCCTCAAGCACGCCCTgggcccgcccccaccctgcccactcACGTGGATGTTGAGCTCCACGTTCTTCCACTGGCAGAATCGGGTGAACTTCTCACTGGAAGAGGAGGACCAGGCTCAAGAGGCTCAGGAAGGGCAGCGCAGCTCGGAGCTGGCGCaagcctgccccgccccctgcccctgccgggGGTCCCTCGGGTGGGTGTGACAGCGCCCCAAGCCTCAGCGTCCTCTTCCGGGGCCGCACAGCTGTGCTGTGGGCTCCTGCCGGGACCAGATAAGCTTAGGCGGCCGCCTACCCGAGACTTCCTGCCACCACGGCCCGCATGGGGCCCACCCGTCCGTGCCTGCACACCTCGGCCAGAGCCCACTGAGCCGGGCAGATGCCGTGCCCTGCGCCCAGCGGGGATCCGCCTacacccccagcaccccagctcGGGGTGCTCCTCCGGACGCTCACAGCACCCAAGCTGGCTCTGGCCCCCACTCACCTCTCGATGAACTTCTGGAACACATCCCCGCGGAGGTTTTGGCAAATCTCTTCGATGTAGGGCTAcgggagggggctggggttggTGACTGCGGCCCtcgggatggggtggggagcccgggccccgcccccggagcCCAGCACACACCTGGAAGAGGTCCGGAGGCACCTGCTTCTTCACCAGGTGGCCCTGGACGTGCTCGGTGGCGCTCTTGGAGAAGGGCTGGGGGGACGGAGGCGGCCGTGAGCCCTCCGCAGGGCCTCGCCCTCCCTCGCCCACCGCGGGCTGGCCGGGGCCACTCACGTGCGAGCAGGCCAGCAGCTCCTTCATGATGTACGCGTCGAAGATCTCCCGGCTGCGGGCCACGcgctcctcctctgtctccagcTTCTCATACTTCCtgatctgggggggggggggtgtgtctcGTGAGTCCCAGGGGgcggccctgccccctccctgggcagGCCCACCGCACCTCCTCGTAGAACTCCACCAAGGGCCTGGCCTCCTCCAGATGGTTCAGGCAGAAGTCTCGGAACAGCAGGTACCCTGGAAGCGAGCGCGTGGGGTgccagtgagccacagtgccgctGCGGACGGCATGGGGGGGGCTCCCTGGACCAAAGTGGCCAAGGGGACAGCAGAGGCGGGGCCACCACCCTGAAGACCCCCAGACTCCAGGCTGGGCGGGGCCCCGTGCTTGCTCAGGGACAGGCGGCAGGCCTGGGCCCCATCCCCCCATACAGTCCAGCACCCTGACCACCCACGGCGAGGCTGGGGTGTACAGGTTCAGAGGCCAAGATCCCGTCTGGGGGCCTGAGCCAGGTCAGGTTGCGCCCCTCTCCCCGACCTCGCTCCCTCTGTCATCGGGGTCATCCTCACCGCAGCCCAGAGGAACAGGCAGTGAGGGCAGGTTGGGTAAAATGAGGCACAGGGAGCCCTGTCAATCACGAGGCATGTGCCAAAGTGACCGGTGGCCAGTCACCGGGAAGGACAGGTCAAAGGGTGGGGGTCTCTGTGCCAGGGGCACGGGAGGGTGAAGGGACAGGACGTCCtcacgcgcccccccccccccccccccggcccctgaGCAGCTGCCCGGGACTGGCAGGGCTAagggcagccccgccccctcagggGCATCCGGCCCATGGGGCGACTTGGTTTGTGCTGGGgacttcctgtgcctctgggggcCACGACCAGTGCCATCCACGCCCTCCACCGGCTGGGCACCTCCATCAGGACTTGTGGCCACCATTTCCGGCAAGGGCTGCCGGGCCTTTCAGTGGAGCCCTGGGGGTAAGCTGTGGCTGACAGCACCTGATCCGACCCCACCGGTCcctggcagtgggggtgggggctgagtcCCATTCCCAGGGGATGTCATCATCGGGCTTAGAGAGGTGAAGCGccgtgcccagggtcacacagcacgGGACTGGGAACCCGAGGGAGTGCCCCCAGACTCCCCCAGCTGCCATCCAACACCCCATCCTGCCCACGGCCCCCGGTTCAGAGCCGAGGTCTTTGGGGAGAGGCCAGcgcagagctgtgccaggctggagcctgcGGCCCCGAGGGCGGCCGCACAATGCTTCCCAGACCCGCACAGGCACCGGGGAGGAAGCTGGCCGCAGCAGGGCCAAGGCAGGGTGCTGCGAGGGcccgtgggggcggggtgggccgGCCACAGGAAGGGCCCCGCCTCTTCCTGCCAGTCCTACCAACCGCCCAGAGCAGCTGCGGCCGCGCCAAGGGGAAGCTGcaactctcaaaaacaaaaacctcaaggAGGAACTTCCGCGGCGACCCTGGAGGACGgccgggccccacccccaccacgggGCTCCACGgacacagccaggggctgggaggcacgAGGGGTCACAGCCCGATCTGGAGCAGCCCCCCACGGGGCTCCCTGGCTGCACTGCCCCGGGGTCCGGGGGTGCAGCTCCGCGGCTGGCTGGGCGGGGAGGCTGTCAACCTGGGGATGCTCCCAGCCTGGGGCGGCAGGGGGTCTGGGCTGTGGCACTCACCCAGCTTCTGGGAGAAGATCTTCTCAAATGTCACCTCGCCCCGGTCCTCCAAGTACTTCTGCATGACACTGCGGATGCTGTGGGCAGAGGGGCACGGTGGGCGGGGCCCAAAGGCACAGCCAGCGggggtcggggtggggtggggggctcagcGGAAGCCTGAGCCTGCACACCAGGGCTCCAGCCCCAAAGGCCAGGGTGGCCAGCAGGTGGCTCTGGCTGCCACGCGCTGGCTTTGGGAACTCGGCCAGGCCTCACGCACCAGTGGACGAGCAGGCACACATGGTGGCCGCCCCTCCAAGGGCCCTGCGCCGGCACACGCCGCCACACGCATAGACGGAGCCTGGAAGCGTGATGCGGCTGCCAGAGCAGGCAAGCCCGGGGACGATGGACAGCAGCTTCGTGGTGGCCGGGGCTGCGGGCTGGGGGGCGCGATCGCCACAGGGACAGGGCTCTATCCCGGTGCATTTGTACAGAGCACCCCCCAACTGCACGTGGCAAGTGCCGAGCGTCCTGTCTTAGGAATTATACCGCAACTTGCGGAAAACCACTTCAAAATTAGAGAAAAGCCGAGCCTCAGCTTGAGCGTCTAACACCAGGAGCCGGCCTtgaggcacagccggttaagccgctgcctggcaTCCCCTGAGGGcgcaggttcaggtcccagctgctccacttccgatccagctccctgcctatggccctgggaaagcagtggaagatggcccaactgctggggcccctgcacccgcccgggagacctggaagaagctcccggctcctggcttccacctggcccaaccctggcccttgtggccatccgcgggtgaaccagtggatggaagatggatttcTTTCCCTatctaactatttcaaataaacaaaataaatccttaaaaacaattACTCCGGCCCTGGGATGCTCAGGAGGGCTGGAGAAAGGGGCTGGCCGTGGTGCCCCTGAAGCCCGACCCCAGACGCATTGCCTGGCTTCTCTCACCCCAACACCGCGCACAGCCTGGGTGGCCACGCTGCGCTGCGTGCCTCGGGTGCTGTCCTCCCCCTGCCGACCTGGCCCTCGCTGGCCCGGGGCTTCCGGGCATTGCTCAGCAGGCCGCACCAGGGGCGCAAGCGTGGCTGGGCCCTCACACCTGAGCCTGCGGCGTGTGCAGGGCCCCCGGCAGGCCTCAGCAGAGGGACTGTGGCCGGTGAGATGGTGACACGCACACCCCGGCCTCTgtgctgccccgccccgccccagggagCCCAGCACGGGCCGGCCAGCCTGGTGACCCTGGCGCCAATCTGAGACACTGGGTACGGCACACGAAGCCCACCCGGCCCACGGGCACCCACCCTGGGTGCAGGTCCCAGTCTGTGGTATCACACAGCTTGGACGCAAGCTTGGGGGTGCCCGCAAGTCAGCGTGCAGGGGGTGGGGAAGCGGACTTTGAGGTCAGGGGCAGGGTGGAGCGGGTGCAACCTCACCGGGACGTTGACAGGTGGGGAGGAGGACACAGGGACAGGCAGGGGACATGGCAGAGGGCAGGCCCAACAGGAGGGCAGGGCCTTGGGTGCTGGGCAGACCTCGAAGCCAGGGGAGCCCAGGGAGTGGCACTTTGGAGGCTGGGTCCAGGGCAGCACTTAGGCCCTGCTGGGGCACCACATGGGGTACGCCTAGGCCTCTGGCTACGCCaccaggccggggaggggggaagccagcaggtggcaggggggAGGCTCTGCCCAGCATCTGTCggaacagcagccccagggctccaCTGGGTCCCTCCCGGCATCCTACTGGCGTCGGCACGACCGTCTCCATCCAAGGCCGTCTCCGACAGGAAGCAGGGTGCTGAGGACAGGGTGGGCCCGGCGACACCGTGTCCCCATCCTGGGGCTCCGTTAGCAGAccctgccaggccaggctgagcgGAGCCgatggcccaggcccaggggcccCCAGGCTGTGGCCTTGGAGCCAGTGCCCTCCACACACCAGTGGGGCCTGGGCGGGGGCATGCCCTCATCTGTGGGGTGGGGTGCACGTGGGCTCACACCCACCAAGGACACACAGGGAcgagggagctgggggccagaAACCAATCTCACACAGCGGGCTCTCGGGAACAGCGCTAAGCTGGGGAAGGCAGTACAGCGGGGACAGGCACGTGGGGCCGCGGCACCCACAAGGAACCAGCACAGGGCCCAGGCCGGCGGGGCCCTCACCGGCCCTGGGCTCGGCTCTGGGCGCTCAGCTTCGTCAGCTGATCTGGTGCTCAAGGAACAGAGTGGGGAAAACGGGACCAAGTGTCCACTTCCACGCAGCTACGGTCAGCCAGTGGGGGGACCCACCAGGAACGGGGGTCCCGAGCCCCAGGCTGGCTTCCTGGGaactggcagagctggggccagcccAGCAGAGGGAATGcccagccgggagccaggggcagcCACTGCCACTTCCTACCACGTGACCCCAGGGCAGCCGGAAGCCAGACGCGCGGAGGTCGCCACAGGGGGAAGCGTGCGCGCTAGGGGACCCTGCCTGTGGCAGCCGGGGCACCTTCCCGGGGCTCTCCCGTGGCCTAGGCCTCCCCCTACCCCAGGAAGGCAGGACCCCAGGCTCCGAGGCTGCCCCCACCGAGGCCACGCCTGGCAGTGGCCACAGCAttcttcccagcccacagcacttcatttctttcccttaaaaagagaaaaaatcttttaaaaataaaatagacaccCTAcccccaaccaaaaaaaaaaaaaaaaaaaaaaacaccaaacacGAAGTCAGCCTAGGCAGTGTCCTTGAATGGAACCTCCCTAAGGTTTGCTGCCTACCCTCAGGGGGGGTGGCCAAGGCGCTGGCAGCTAAGGGTCACCGAGGATGCTCCCGCTGGGTGGCACCTCCCAGGCCGGGTCACTTTCTTCTCTAGCACCGCCCCTGATACTGGCGGAGTCCGGGAGTCCGGGTTGGCAATGTGCCCGgagtgcccccaccccccatcatcACGCCTGACACCCAGGGCTCCCGGCATCATCAGAAGAGCCGGGTGCCTAAGTGTCCTCGGACCATGGGACCCTGAGGCCCCCACGCCCCGGGAAAGGGTTCTCCAGCTGCCACTGCCCTGGTGGCTGGACGGGCGCCCACGCCTGGGTCCCGAActgctctccccacctccttcctggGAGGCCAACTCGCACGCTTCAAAAATCCACCCACACGGTGCTGAATGGCCACCGCCGTGCCGGCCACTGAGGAAGCTGCGCGGACATGGCTGCTGTCCTACCCCGggggccacagggcaggcccagccaggccctgcttCCCAGCGCCTTGCAGCCAGCAACAGAGCCCGACGGCGTGCGCCTGGTCTTGTTCAGGGCTCTGCTCACACTTGCTGTGTCCTTAAGGGCTGGGGCTGCCGGGGACGGACAGGGCCTGTGGCCAGGCAGCCTCCGGGTAAAccaggcccggggctgggggtggtgcAGAGCGGCTGGAGCTCCTTGCGTGCCAGCGtcacccctccccagggctccGTGGGGACAGCCCAGTACCTGCcctggcagagtagggagggcaCCTTGGCACAGACATGCTCGGTGCTGGGaaggcctgcccagccccagcagaagcTGCTTGGCCCCTGTCCCCGCACCCTCGGCTGGGTCTGCCGCATCGACGCCGGCTGCCCGGCGCGGGGGGAgccacttcctctctccctgcacaGCGAGCAGTGGAGGGGTGAGGTgacagggcagcaggcagggagggcaggggctgagggGCCCTCAGTCCCACAGGCTGCTCCCAGGCAGCCCGCGCACGCTCACCCCACGTGGTTTGGAAGCCAAGGCCAGCGGGCTCCAGGCCTGGCAGCGAGCAGGGCCTGTGGCTGCCGCCCAGGTGCTCCCCTGGGCCATTTCCAGGAAACCTGGCACCGAGGTGGCAGCTGGAGGAGGAAGTCCCCTGGGGcatcttattaatatttttcaatgaCTCTCCCTGGGGCTGCCCGTGTCCTCAGAGTGCGAGGCTGGGGCCACGGACCAACCGGGGCAGAGCGAGGCGGCCACACAATGCAGAGGAGACGCTACGTTGTCACGTATCACGGCTCCTTCGAGGATGTGACgcgagccccagcccctgcagctgaTGGAACACACGGCCATCCCACGGGCACACGCCGAGGACAAACTTCTGGAACTccctgtcctgccctgccctgcgcgGTGGGGGGGGGACCCCGGCCCCAAGCCCAGGCCGGCTCCCCGAGGAGGCGCAGTGCACCCTGGCGCAGGCGCGGCTGCTGTGGCTCCAGAGAAAGCTGCATGCAAACACCTCATGTTTCCAGTGTGATGGAAACAGCGGGGCAAATGGTCCTGCCGGGGACCCGTCTGGGGCTGCCGGGCGACAGGGCAGGGTGGCGGAGGGGGCTGCCCGCTCTGCCCGCTCCCCGAAGGCTGTCACGTGCCCCGGGCTCCTGCTGTTTGCCGCGAGGCAGCCGCACGGCAGACCTGGGCGCAGGAGGCCGAGGCGCGTGCCTGCACCTGACGTCACCGGGAATTTACTACGACTGCATTAATAGGACACATCACTCCCGCTGCCAGAGCCCAGGTTCCCCGCACGCATTCCAGCCGGCAAGGCTGCCTTCCAACCCATCTGCCGGCAACTACGGGCGACCCCTGCTCTGGGGAGAACAGAGGCCGAGGTGGGGCGGCTCCGAAGGCCCAGAGGGGGTGCCTGCCAGAAAGATAAtcttgctgggggtggggagcgggaGGCTGCGGCTGTCGCAGTGGAAAGTTCTGGGTGAGAGAGGACGCCTTGCCCGCCGCCTTCCCCCACAGACAGGAAGTTCTGGCTGCAAAGAGTTAACAGGAACGAAGCGGCAGGGAGGAAGAGCCGGGTCTGGGGAgccaggaggggcaggaaggaggcaCCGCGGTGGGGGAGGGCCCGGCGCGGCTGCCAGAGGCACCCAGCTCCGCCGGGAGGCCAGCAGCGCGCCCGGCCAGGAGCCTGCAGATTAACTGCACGAGGCCTCAGCGGGCACATTAGGCAAACGATGGTAATTACACCTCTGCCGCCGGCGCCGCCAACGGGAAAGGTGGCGGCTCTGAAGGGGCGAGACCCGGCCCACAGACCCACGAGCTGAGAGGTCACCAGACACCGAGCCGCCCCCTCGAGTTAccgagggggaaactgaggcagccacGGCCGGGCCAGGACTGCCGGCCTCCCGCGAGGAGGAGGCCGGGAAATGGGTCTACTTCCTGGGATTCTACAGGTGGCAGAAGGGGCGGCCCCGTGCCAAGTCAGCATGGCACAGTGCCCAGGTGCCGCCGTCCCCCGGCCCAGCTCCCGGCCAAGCCACAACCCCAGGCACCTGCCGCGAGGAGGCTGCCAGGACAGAGCACCCCGGGGTGGGAACAGCTCCCAGACCGCGGCCTCTCCCTTGTGGAAGTGGGAAAGATGGAGCCGTGTGGGACGGGAGCcccggcaggggctgggccccggGGGCTGTGCCAGCTGGTGCCAGCGGAGCCGGCCTGTTACTCCCCAGCCCCTTCTGAACTGGACAGGGCGGCAAGCAGAGGCGCCCCGGGTGGGGTGGCCAGGCAGAGACCCCAGTGCCGGTCCCAGCGCTCCCCGGCGACCCAGACAAGGctcctccctctctgggcctcagtggcTTCAGCTGTTAAAATGGGGAGCCTCCCGCCCACGGGCCCGAGCAAAGCATCAGATGGAACAAGCGGCACTTTGGAAGTGGGCGGCGCTGGGCAAACAAGAGACACAGTCACTATCGTGGCCCAGGGCCGGAGTCCCGACCCCAGGCTGGTTGTGCCCGGGGCAGGCGGGGTGCTCTCCACCCTCCTGTCCAGCGGAAACCCGCGCGCAGCCTGCCCCGTGCCCACGCCACGGTCCTCAGGCTGCCAGTGCTCGCCCAGGACAGGAGGCCACGCCACGGTCCTCAGGCTCCTTGAGCCGCTCAGACCTTCGCCGACGTCCCGGGTCGGCGTTCGGACCGAGACCAGCGCCAACCGCCGTGAGAACGCAGGCGTCCAGGAGCACCCAGCACCTGCAGCGTCAGCTCCAGGCGAGGCCCCAGCAGGAGCGGTGCATGCTGGGGAGATTAGCCAAATGCAGAACGTTCCAGAAAAGGCCTTGGCGCTCTCGTCATGCCTGCAGAGGGCCTCGAGGCCACAGCCCCCAAGGAGAGCTACCTGGGGCCGCAGAGGCCAACCCCTGTCTCCTCCCCGGGGGCTTTGTCATTTCTGTCCCTGTCGCTGCTCCCTGGTCAGCCCCAGCCGATGATGACGGTTGGTCTGGTTCCTGTTTTGAGAAATCTGATTGCAAATGTCTTAGGCGGcgcgggggagggagggtgctAACGGCCTTTTTAAAACCAAGACCAATTTTCCTCTCCCAGGCCTGCTGCGCAGTCAATCCGAAACCCACGGAGCAGGGTGCGAGGAGGGGGTGGCCAGGCAACCCCACAGGGCATCCCGGGCAGCTGGGGCTCGGCCACCACACCTGCGCCCCACGCCAGGGGCCGCGGCCACCGCACAGCCGCGACACTCGCTCTGCACCTTCCACATTTCACAAAGCCAGAAACGGGAAGGGACTTGCCCAGTGTCACATGACAAGGCCTCGTCCCCAGCCGCCGGGCACACAGGAGGAGTCGCCGGGATGGGGACCCTGGTGGCTGGGCACGTCGGCTCTACTGAACGCCcgaccccaggccccagctcgGGCCAGCGCAGGGGGGCAAAATGCAGCGCGATCAGCCGGAAGCCCTGGGCTGCTGGCCGGTTGCCACCCTGGGTGAC
This window of the Lepus europaeus isolate LE1 chromosome 7, mLepTim1.pri, whole genome shotgun sequence genome carries:
- the GRK2 gene encoding beta-adrenergic receptor kinase 1 yields the protein MADLEAVLADVSYLMAMEKSKATPAARASKKILLPEPSIRSVMQKYLEDRGEVTFEKIFSQKLGYLLFRDFCLNHLEEARPLVEFYEEIRKYEKLETEEERVARSREIFDAYIMKELLACSHPFSKSATEHVQGHLVKKQVPPDLFQPYIEEICQNLRGDVFQKFIESEKFTRFCQWKNVELNIHLTMNDFSVHRIIGRGGFGEVYGCRKADTGKMYAMKCLDKKRIKMKQGETLALNERIMLSLVSTGDCPFIVCMSYAFHTPDKLSFILDLMNGGDLHYHLSQHGVFSEADMRFYAAEIILGLEHMHSRFVVYRDLKPANILLDEHGHVRISDLGLACDFSKKKPHASVGTHGYMAPEVLQKGVAYDSSADWFSLGCMLFKLLRGHSPFRQHKTKDKHEIDRMTLTMAVELPDSFSPELRSLLEGLLQRDVNRRLGCLGRGAQEVKESPFFRSLDWQMVFLQKYPPPLIPPRGEVNAADAFDIGSFDEEDTKGIKLLDSDQELYRNFPLTISERWQQEVAETVFDTINAETDRLEARKKAKNKQLGHEEDYALGKDCIMHGYMSKMGNPFLTQWQRRYFYLFPNRLEWRGEGEAPQSLLTMEEIQSVEETQIKERKCLLLKIRGGKQFVLQCDSDPELVQWKKELRDAYREAQQLVQRVPKMKNKPRSPVVELSKVPLVQRGSANGL